gatttttttaatccaaaccATGGTTATCAATATTGATCATGCCACTACAATTATCAACCTATATATCATGATTCCCGATATTGTGAAAATCACTGCGATTACCGTGATAATCATTAAATACCATGTGGTTTTTCTTACAAAACTACGACGATTTCATTCAAATTTACGCAGTTTTTGACGATAATTGTGATAATCGTTGTTGTATCGTGCCCTCGCGGTTTCgtctccaaaaataatattgcaAACCTTGGGTACCACCCGACACCGTGCCCATATGAATACCTTCACTggcattttaaaatatgtttttcaaataactaaaatgttaaaaatctaGCGCATATCTACCAtttaaagaaagagaaaagattaGTAGATGTATATACAAACAATGTGATTTATACTATTCTTTACAAGAGCAGTATCTAATATCTATCCCCAAAGCTTACTTTTGAAAAATTAGTctaaaaatcattttctatCAATGCCCAATGGCTGTCCCCAATTTTAACTTGCTCCTGAAACTGACCAGAAAAATGAGTCGGAtttggagtattttttttgtttccaatCACTCCAGCTggtaaaaataagatgaatgttgGAGCTAGGGAAGATTTATagggaaaattattttaggacaactcccaatataacaattttaaGACTTGATTTTTggttctcttggagatgctctaagtaatggtataatatgaataatttattactcttccatttttaatattagacgttattaaattttagatatatgtTTAACATGCTTAAAAGCATGTTtacttaataataaaacaaatcataataaagtaaataataattacattcTTAGTAATCTTAAAGCGaaagctgaaaataaactacgataaaaaaacctactccaaatttaaatttgaaaatttaaatttataagcataaaacatAGATGGAAATATATGTGCGGCCGAGAGGACAAGTGACAGAGGTGGACTGAGATGGCATAAGATCAGTCAGACAACATAAAGGTTTTTAGagaaacaattttaaattttacaatatgtACATATTCTACTATTAatctttttgaaaataatatcGTTATATGTATGTTCAAAAAcagtatgaaaatatatagctttgctatatattttaatgagtGAAGTACACCAGCGGTCCTTAGACTTATATGCATGTgccatctaggtccctgaactcttaaaatgtatttttgggtccccgaacttgttcggggtgtcatataggtccaatcGGGCTCTGACCCGCTCTATCCgttgacgtggcatgccacggtggcacCTACGTGTTGTTGGGGCcacgtgggtcccacatgtcagtatctctctcctcgtAGGCActaccgtggcatgccatgtCAGCGAATAGAGtgggtcggagcccgtttggacctatatgacactccggacaagttcggggacccaaaaatacattttgagagttcagagacctagatgacacatgtacacaagtttagggaccgctggtgcactacactctttttttatatatggctTATACTGGTAATTAACAGACCATATCATTATCCAAAATATCACTTATTTGTGATAAGAAAAGATACTTAAACGGCTAGGAGTGCTAGTATCATTTAAAACACGGTTAAAAAATGGGAGACTATTAGTAGGTAGACCACATGAGACAAAATTGTCAATACTTTCCAGAGTGGACATCTTGTGAGACGCTTCATAAAGTAAAAATCTATTCCTAGGCCAATTATATCTGCTTTCTATAGTTTCTACTAGTGGTACACTTTTATGTTCCAATCTCCCAGACAGGACAGAACGGTCAGATTTGATGCAAAATATAAATGCTTTATCCAGCCCACGGTTTACCGGAGTCGTACTAATCAGCACACCGTCTTGTGGACGAACCAGCTGCTGCATAGGAGGATTCCGCCTATTTTATGCAATCTTGCGATCTTGTCTCTGAAGTGCCTGCCTTgtctgaactttttttttatcaccaaataaatatttcgtCATCATCGAAAGGGACAgcaaaaaaccagaaaattcGCGTGCATGCAAATCACCGGAAAACCAGTGATGGTTGGGTGCAAATGATCAACCTGTTACCTGTAGTGCATATATCTGAGGACGACAAATTGGTATGGTAGAGACCGGCACTACGGAAAAGATATTTTAAGCACTCAGACGAATATCCATTCGTTTTTTATGCAATCtagatatttataaaaaatataaaaaatattagatagattaatattagtTATATCACTAACTTCTATAAATTAtgacaaaataacaaatataattatgaatatgtgtaAAATAGTTTCagtgtaatttgtttttcttactGCAACcagtagaagttgaatttaaattaacaTGTTTATGTAATGATATACTCTCTTCATCCTAAGTTGATCATCGTatatgagaaaaaagagaaattataaattgatcatcatataagataAGAGAGTCTATTATACATTAATTGTAATGCGAACAACACTTCAGTTCATACACACTAAATACTTACGTGCATCTATCCAATCAGCTTTGATGTGATTtacaaatttagatttttcatgtatatatgcaggTTAGGATCTATGACTCTCTAGCTTTTTCAATGCTGATTAAACATGTTTTTGGACAATGTACCTAGACCTTATGTACATAGACCTTATATAATGATTAATTTAGAATGGATAGagtatcttatattaatttattttattattttgtttatatttttaatgagtTGATACGTAAGAAACGAGTGAATTGTCCACCTTTATGCTAAAATTCCATCTCCATGGTAGTAATACTACAGTTTTGCCTTTCTACCAGCGTTGATATGTTTGGTGAATGGTGACTCCTTTCTTTGTTGTGTGCTACAATCCACTTCACGATCAAACAAGACTGGACTAGTCTGTGTAGCCTTAAGAAAAACACGTACGCAGTCACGTACCTTAATTGTATTGGTGCAATCGGCCGTGGCAATGGCCACAGAACAGCGACCCTTTTCGTGTTTACAATGCACTTACATTACACCGATGATTTCGGCATTATCTCCGAGACTCCGATCAACTCTAAGCTAGATAGCTACTACGTAGTATAATTGTACAGAGACACAGAGTAATCAAGTTGAGCTATGTGGAAGCAGAGCACTGAGCAGTGAGCACGCATGGAGGTGTCCTCTATCTAGGCAGCCCGCTGctcaactagctagctagtactcGTCGGTGCCTCCGAGGAATCCGGTCATGTGGAGCACGGCGTTGCGGACGGCGCGGAGGTCGCGGCCCTTGAGCGTGCGCCCGTGCCCCACGCACACCGACGAGGCAACCGTCCTCCCCTCCGAacaccgcctcgccgccgcgacgtAAACGTGAGGAGGCACGATCGCggaacgcgccgccgccgccgtcgccagcgcGCCCGCCGAGTAATCCGCCCTCgtaccgtcgtcgtcgtcgtcgtcgtcgtagcCTCTGCGCGCACCCGCGGGGATGCGCACGggcgccgacgaggacggTGAAGggagcggcgccgccgggcgcGCGGCGGACTGCCCCGCagcgtggtggtggcggcagcgCTCGCTGTCGCGGTGGTGGTCCGCCGGCCACAGCACTTCGGCTTCCTGCAACTCTTCCATTAATTGCGCGCGTCCCTCCTTTGCCCAGTTGCCAGCGTGCGGTGGAGCAAGCAATCGTTCGCGCGCGCCCGGGACTTTATAAGGGCGCCGGCGGGGCAGCGCGAGGTGTGATTTGTTGGGTCTTGGACGCGGCGCATGGCGTCACGCGGGGATAGTGGAGATTAGAATCTAAGCATCAGGCGGCGCGCTGCCTAGCTCGCGGTTTCGTGACAGTGCAGGGGGTCTGGATCGGAGGTCGATCGAGGAACAATACGGTATTGTAGCCTTGATGCCGACATGCAacccttaaaaaaaagttcgattttttttcttcagtcaAACACGCGTGCCATGCATGAGGGATTGGGGGAGAGCTTGTATGGACTTTTTGACTTGCGTGCATGTCTTCATATTATCATCTAACAGTAATGGTCGGATTTGatcgatgaaattaaaattttcaagaggAATTTAACCGTCTTTGAGTAGGTATtgagagataccaaaatttaagcgtaaaatttagtacctcattttacactgaaattttggtacctcatggtaccttctcaaataTTGTAGAATTGCtcaattttcaaacatttgatcactagacagacctatctatctatctatctatctatctatctatctatctatctatctatctatctatctatcatAATATAAAGATAGGCTTGAAAGGAGCCTCACGTTCGCTATAGGGCCTAGAAATTCCCAcgttaatcggagaaaaagaaaaaaaatacaccgttagATCATGGCGGGTCCAtattataacggtgtagattaattGTGTAgattaattgaagaaaaaaagaaaaaatctacaCCATCGTATCATGACATATCTAGATCATATGATCTAGATTTGTTacataaaaggaaaaatagcTCACGTTACATGGACTACGCCCGTACGGCTGTACCAGTCGGATTGCAGCAACAAGCAAAGGAGAAAAACGaacgatattttttaatcggacaattacaagataaaaaaaggaagacaAGAACGCTTTTAATCGGACAAGGAAacgataaaaaaagaaaatatattttttaatcggatgagagagagaaaaaataaatgttttttaatcgcacaagaaaaatatataaaaaagagtccacgcataaataaatcttggattaaaaattttaaaataattgatattgagggaagagctcatctataaatacaatttaaaaacatctaaaattctgaTTAGAAAGAATCAGATTAGAAGTACAATTTaagaatttataaaaataataaaaaaagtctatGTGCAAATAAAtcttggattaaaaattttaaaataattgatattgagggaaaagtccatctataaatacaatttagaaacatctaaaattctggGTAAAAagaattagattagaaatacaatttaggaattaaaaataaagaaaaataaaaagagtccatgtataaatacagtttagaaaaattcaaatctcgattaaaaattttgaaattattgATATTGATGAAAGAGTCCATCTTAAATACACTTTggaaagatctaaaattttatttaaaaattgagaaaCATTAAGAGAAaagtcaatatataaatagaatttagacttatctaaaatttaaattataaaattaaatattgtgTAGAAAAGACTTTATGCAcaagtacaatttagaatacaTGTAAATGGGGTTTCacgtaaaaatataattagaaaaatttaaattcgaataaataattaaaaagtaattattatcaatATAAGAGACTCTATATAACTTCAGTTTATATCGATGCTAGCCGCGCAATATGCGCAGGCCTAGTTAATGTAAAATCGCAGATTTATGGGTTGGAGCATGGAAATCCTAAGAATATGGGTCTATTGAACTAGGGTCGAGTGACAGGATGCCGTTAACCTTCGATAGGGTCTATCTTGGGCCCGTCACCTGACTCTATCGTATTATGGTTGGCCAATAGCAGTCGGCGGAACGACATGGCCCAATCGCTCCCTAGGTTGCCAACTGTGGAATCAGTTGGCACGTGAGTGTTCGATCTATGGCCTCCTATTAATTTTGGATTCTAGCCGCGTAATATGTGCGGGCCTAGTTAATATAAAATCGCAGATTTATGGGTTGGAGCGTGGAAATACTAAGAATATGGGTCTATTGAACTAGGGTCGAGCGACAGGTTGCCATCAACCTTCGATAGGGTCTATCTTGGGCCTGTCACCTGACTGTATCGTATTATGGTTGGCCAATAGCAGTCCTATTAAATGAGGGCGGAACGACATGGCCCAACCGCTCCCTAAGTTGCCAACTGTGGAATCAGTTGGCACGTGAGTGTTCGATAGATGGCCTCCTATTAATTTTGGATTCAATCAACCGAAACATTTTGGACTAGCGAACTAATTTTGAAGCCAGAGCACATAGACCTATTGGTCTAGGATATACAGACAAGGCACCTATTGAACAACTGGATCGACAGGAGGCCGATAGGATCCTAACCAGTGGCGTCGGACATCTATCGATCTGCGCCAGGTTAATAGGTGGCCCGTCAAACAAGGCCTGTTTGATAGATgaatagttttataatttctcACCACAAGCCCACTTTTTTGTCATTTGCcattaaaattctattttttttaaaaaaaatcaaacatttccGTCACTAATATAAGCATGACAGTGTTGCTGTGGGTCAATGGTTccttgaaattattttatatggcGTACGACAGATATGCCGGTGTGGATGAGGGATGGTGGGAAAGTAATACTAATAATGATGACAAAATGATAGGTCGCTGCCGTGCGTTATCGATCAAACTGGAAGCTCTCGACGGAGGCGGAAGCAAGCAACTGTGCTTGGCGTGCAATTGTTTGGCAGGGCGGCGGCTCTAGCAGTGGGAATCACGCTCCGACAAAACCGAAGTGTCACGCTAATACCACTCATGATCGAAATATTTTCAGATTAACATAGGTAGGTCTAATTTGTGCAAGCGGACATGTACACTACGTGGCTATGCTTAGTCGTATTAGTTTTACAAACAATACGAATATTTTTGATTGGCCGTCTAAGCAAATATATGTCCGTTTTCTAAGCAATTAACCGTGTAACCAACTCCAACCCCATTCTGAAAATTAAAGTTAGCCTCCAGTTATAAGATCAGAATAAATCATGCAAACTGAATGAACACAAAGGGGATAGATCGACTTGCTTCTGGTCAATTTTGAATCTTAAGGGCATGTCCACTTTCCTGCTACTTTTAAGCATATCAAAACTTTTTGAGcattaccaaattttaattgCATTGGATGTGTTTGTATGCAACCACGTcacatttttagaatttttaaaagtggAAACTCTTGTAATTATCGAATTTTGGTAAGAATAAAAGTCGCAACAGAGGGAACATGTCCTTAATTTTGGAATAGGATTTTCGttgcttttatttttggtaTTGACTTTTGTACTGTTAATATATAGGTATAAAagttggcaaaatttgctacggGGCATCGAAAGAACGCGTAATTAGTTAATGGACACCGTAAAATCgcgaatttgctgcagggcaccacaaaatatggtaattagctggtagacaccctgaccattattttattaatttcggagtaaaaattataaaaatggcaagattgccctcggtggccgggtcgctgccgccctcgccgcagctgggtcgccgccgccaccatctgCTTAGTCACCctataggctagggttcgggtgtGGTGCGGCACCGAGACTAACTGGGTCTGGTTTGACAGGACCCAGTcggcataacgggttggccaccgaggacaatcttgttatttttaaattttgactctgaaattaataaaagaatGGCCGGAGTGTCTACCAGTTAATTTTTGTAGTGCCCTGCagtaaattcgtgatcttacggtatCCACCgactaattacacgttttttcaATGCCCTATAACAAATTTTaccataaaagttttatcctatcattgtttttcattGATTTGGTTTACATATCTTCGTTTTATGAGTTGCGGTTGTAGAAGTGTATTTCGAAACAAACTAATTGTGCAATCCAAGAGGTCCTAGGCTCCTAGCTAGGTTTCATCGTAcaaagaatataaatatataaccatAATACTTACTCGTCGACATTGTGTGTGACATTCTattttgtactccctccgttctaaaatagattcacttatatatcaatatatatatcaatatatatgtttatatatatgtctagatttattagcagaTAAATGAATCTTGGTAAGATCATAGTGTCTTATAACGTGGATCAGAGGGAATACATCATTTGTTATTCCCACGAGTGAAGTAGTTTGCTCGTGATCTTTTGATTGGTTGTATGATGTTTTCTTCTCTAatgatgtttttcttttggattaTTTTACAACctatgcaaattatttttcatgtttcctaAATGTAGTTTGGCccttacttttagatcaaatataaaaattttattcacaaaattatttttcgtttataactATGCTATTAGTCAACTAATCACCCCCTTAGCTAGCAAAGACGTCAATGTCTGTATATGTAGgattaattatagattttgTAAAGAAGCATTGCGGATCGCTATAGTCTAGGGAGAAAGATTTGCCAAATCATTTACAAAGATAGCGTCTGCAAACTGCAATAACTATACTGTTAGGCAAAAACCAATTCATGCTGTTGTTTTGGCGATGTTAGCTAGCTTGAAAGCAGCCGCCTTTCTGCGCTGCAAATATACTCGAAAAAATCCCTGCGCACCTGCACAAGAACCCGGGGAAGGCAAGAATATATCTTTCGGTTTGGGAAAACATCTTTCTTTTTACATCAATCCCCCTGAAAAAGGGGAGCAAAGCAAGCGAATTCATGTACCACTATCAAAAAGCAACACCTGCCGTCCAAGATTACATATCCAACTCCGTTCTTTaaaggaaagaagaagaacTCAATTGCAAGCGACTTTCCACCATTGAAATTCAATTGAAACAATGCAATGTATTCGCTGAACAATTTAAAACTCAACTAAAAACAACTCCAACTTGTCGTTCAGAAGGTTGAAATGACCCCTCCAAACATTTCTTCCCAGCCGCGCTCCAGTAGCTGTTGCATTGCGCCATAAGACCAAAGATCGATCACCGCATGGA
This is a stretch of genomic DNA from Oryza brachyantha chromosome 1, ObraRS2, whole genome shotgun sequence. It encodes these proteins:
- the LOC121053433 gene encoding uncharacterized protein LOC121053433, encoding MEELQEAEVLWPADHHRDSERCRHHHAAGQSAARPAAPLPSPSSSAPVRIPAGARRGYDDDDDDDGTRADYSAGALATAAAARSAIVPPHVYVAAARRCSEGRTVASSVCVGHGRTLKGRDLRAVRNAVLHMTGFLGGTDEY